atatttatattttagattgatGCAAATTATACGTAGTTACATAATTATCAGTAGACATTTGCGATTTTGAGTTTTTAAGCACAGTTGGTAAAGTACAAGCCAATGACATGgcagtgtatttttttttgttaattttatagcATGGTGGTATTAGTAATTTtacttgaataattttaaaaaaattcaaatgataaaaaaaattattattgaaaaagatattcattatggaaaaattatttaaaaaatgacttcatatatttttatttagaactatgaaattgtttaataaaagattgatttctattttaaaatttgtatcttGACCGGCTCATTTAGATTTGATTTTtagaaatatcaaatttatttgcATTAATATATCATAGTAAATCAATTCAAATtgtactaaaaaattattttgaatataagtttatattttaaagcttcatttttaaataattttatttaaaattaaaaaatatatataaaaaattcacgTGGAACTCGGGGTTAGAGAACTTAGGTTTCAAACCACTTGtactaataacttttttatattgattttaagaTTTGAAGCAGGTTTAAAGtgaaccaatatatatataaacagaaCAAACTAATCTCGTACAAATGTAGGAAACCTCAGTTTTcttgaatgaaaattaaaaatcgaAACCTTTGAAGCAGATACTTGTTCATAAGATGatccaaaagaaaattcaaacaTGTACATAACTTTACCAGCTACCAACAAAATACCCTCGAGTTTTGTATCTCATACATGTCAAGCTTATTGATCTGAGTGTGTGCCAGACTCAGGAATAGcatataaaaatacatttttttcacgTCCGTGAAGACACCAACAAAACTAGCACAGAACActacttgttttgttttctcaaTACGTGCACGTGAAACCTCAATAATTTGTCATGCAACACAAGTGGGGTCTCAAACCCTCAAAGCCAGAGGTTCTTCTTTTGTTCTCTTCTCAATGCAATCTCATTTACATCACTGTCACTGTTCCTCTTCATCTTCCCTTCTCTTGCATTGCATCACAATGGCGGAGTCAACATACCTCCTCCTCttccttctttctcttttcctcaTCATGCCAAATGGCGCTCACTCTTACGACAACAACACCTTTTACCTGCAAAAGTCGCAGAAAAAACACCAAAATCGTGCCCCGGGGTGCCTCCTTCCCCAATCAAGTGAGTTTTGTAGTAAAAACCAACCTACTACACCAACCCTACTTTCATATCTCTTTACTTTTATCAGaactttctttttattgttaaGAATCTGAAATCCCCTGAAAGAAATTATTCATCTGTGTTTGTCCTTCAATGTCAAAGTCATTAAGCATAGATTAATAAAATCCTGTCCATGTTGTATATGTTACGTTTTCTAGACTGCATTACAATGTCTTGTGTTCTTTAAATTACAACCTTTTTGGTTCTCAACTCACAGATAAAACTCTTTATATAATCTGAATTCTCAGGGAGGGAAAAAGGTGCTATTATACTGGAAATGAAGGACAGGGGTGAGTGGTCAGGGGAAAAAGATAACTGGCATGAGAAACAGTTGGCGCTGGATGTTCTCCACGTTCgttcaattcaaaatcatattAGAAAAACGACCTCTAGACATATTGAAGATTCCTCGGAAACCCAAGTTCCATTAATTTCTGGCGTAAAATTCCAGACTCTAAACTACATTGTGAGTGTGGGATTAGGAAGCCAGAACATGACCATGATAGTTGACACTGGAAGCGACTTAACATGGGTCCAATGCGAGCCTTGCCTGTCATGTTACAATCAGAAAGGACCTTTGTTCAAATCTTCTAATTCCACTTCCTTTCAATCAATTCTGTGTAATTCAACAACCTGCCAGTCTCTTCAATCGGGCACAGGAAATTCAGGAGCATGTGACAGTAATCCGTCAAGTTGTGACTATGTGGTTAACTATGGTGATGGATCATACACCAGAGGTGAACTGGGGTTTGAGAAGCTGAGTTTTGGAGGTATTTCAGTGAGTAATTTTGTGTTTGGTTGTGGAAGAAACAACAAAGGTCTATTTGGAGGAGCCTCAGGTATAATGGGGTTGGGAAGAAGTGAACTTTCAATGATCTCCCAAACAAATGCTACATTTGGAGGAGTTTTTTCTTACTGCTTACCTTCAATTCGAAATGGAGCTTCTGGGTCATTGGTTATGGGTAATCAGAGTGaagttttcaaaaatgttaCTCCAATTGCCTACACTAGGATGGTTCCCAATCTACAGTTATCGACCTTTTACATACTGAATCTCACTGGCATAGATGTTGGAGGCGTGGCTCTGCAAAATTTAAGTTTTGGCAATGGTGGAGTGATACTTGATTCCGGGACAGTGATCTCAAGACTGGCTCCATCCGTGTACAATGCTGTGAAAGCAAAGTTCTTGGAAGAGTTTTCTGGTTTCCCTTCAGCACCAGGGTTTTCGATTTTGGATACCTGCTTTAATCTCACTGGGTATGAGGAGGTTAACATACCTACCATCAGCATGCATTTTGAGGGCAATGCTGAGCTGAATGTGGATGCAACTGGCATATTCTATCTGGTTAAAGAAGATGCTTCGAGGGTGTGTTTGGCACTTGCTAGTGTTTCAGATGAGTATGAAATGGGAATCATTGGAAACTATCAGCAGAGGAATCAAAGGGTCATTTACGATGCCAAACTCTCTAAGGTGGGATTTGCTGCAGAAGCTTGCAGCTTCACTTGAATGCATATATACTGTCATATACTGTAATTCTTCTTCATGCAACAACATCTTCCACTTACATGatgatataaattaatttcccTTTTTCAAGATAAGAGTCTCTCTCTCCATTGGATTGTAAATTGACTCCTGTTAAGCTTCTAAAATGTATGATGTTGTAGTTTGAGTTGGAATAATAGAGGGAACTGAGACTGCATAATTAGTATCAGTTCATGATGAACCTTGTTGCAGATAAGCTACTGCATTCACCAACTTCTGTCATTCTAATGCTTCGATAAAGGTTCAACTTCCTAAATCACCGTAATTAATATAAGTGAGAGAgtattgataaaaaaagttaggttaaattattcatttggtcccaattttcgtatgtaaatttgaatttggtccctcaatttttaaaagtgttaactAGGTccttaattttgataatttgtttCAATGAAGCCCCTTCCGTTAAAATGGCAGAAACGACGTTAAGAGCACAGTGACGTGGAGATGTAGATGGATCTGAACAATGAAGTGGCACATTAAATGTGGTACACATGGAAATTTGAAtgctgtaataaataaataatttcgaaaaaaaaaatggtgtgcatttaatatgtaataaaaCAGAATCAGCGTCGGCGTCTGTGTTAACCAGCATATTGGGGATTATTCTAGGGTTTGCATTCGTGGCTGAAATTGGAGGAAGGAAGGGTTGTGAAAATTAACGAAGTTGAGGTGGAACTGGTGGAGTATGATTCTTTAAGAGTGCTCAAAGCTGAAGAGGTTGAGATCTTGCAGTTcaaaaaaaactataatcaGATTGATGAATCTGGTAGGAACGAGGATATCGGTGAAAAAAACAAGGACTTGTTGGAGGATGAGGATGATTGGGAGGAAATAGAAAGAACTGATTTGGAGAGGAGTTTTGGTGCTGCTGTTGGATCCTGATTTCTTTAAATACACTTCTAATGATGATGAGTACACTTTGTTATATAACTGTGGTACGTCTAGTGTGAATATTGGAGGAGCAATAACATTTAATTGTCCCGTAGATGGTGGTCTTCCTGCATTTTTTGTGCTGAGTACTGAAGTGGTTAATTTAAATAGTTTGGGGATGCAAGAATAGCATCAATGTTTCTGGAACGTGGgatcaaacaagaaattcatccACTCTTGTTTAGGCAGGTTGAGTTTCACACTCTGCGGCAAACCCTAGAATAATCCCCAATTTGCTGGCAAACCctagcatattttttttttcgaaattatttatttattacagcaTTCAAATTTCTATGTGTACCACATTTAACGTGCCACTTCATTGTTCAGTTCCGTCTAACATCTCCATGTCACTGTGCTCTTAACACCGTTTCTGCCATTTTAACGGAAGGGGCTTCATTGaaacaaattatcaaaattagagATCTAGTTAACACTTTTaataattgagggaccaaattcaaatttacatacaaaaattgggaccaaatgaataatttaaccaaaaagtATAAAGAAAACTATTAGTGTAAGGGTAGTTTCGAGAAAAgaacaatataaatttataataaatttgttaaattacTTTTCACTATATGAAGAACGAAATATTTAGTTTTAGAAATTTAGATTTCATTAGTGGTATCTTTCTCCGAATATTAGGAAAAATATTATACATACtggtaaatttaataatatcaataaaattcactaaatttttattaagttgaattAATTGTCAACTTCCTAGGCGTGGAGGGAATAGAAAGATGTAAAGtggaattttttatatatcaaattcgagttttacatgtaaaaataattatttgaaagaaaaattattgatgGATATTTTGTGTTTATAATACAATCCAgagaaattattaaataaaaacgtAAGATTATTGTTATGCACAAATTGTTCAATGCGAGTTTAGTTGAAAGCTATCCCCGTCTTTGACTACTAACAATATAATACGATATGtcagctatatatatatatatatatatatatatatatatatatatatttgttttttttttctcttcctttctaAGAGATTAAGCAATTGATGGATAAACATTAAAAGctccctttttctttttgagaCACCTTCTATCCTCATACACCTTGATCCAGAAAATAAACTGCTTTATCTCAAAAACATCCTTATCCCACAACGAATTAACGATTGTATTTGGTATTTATTGCAGTTCCTCCTCATCCCATAATTCATgccatatttttatatcaatacCATCCAACCAACTTTGTTTCTACCCATCATC
This region of Vigna unguiculata cultivar IT97K-499-35 chromosome 5, ASM411807v1, whole genome shotgun sequence genomic DNA includes:
- the LOC114183885 gene encoding aspartyl protease family protein At5g10770-like, which gives rise to MQSHLHHCHCSSSSSLLLHCITMAESTYLLLFLLSLFLIMPNGAHSYDNNTFYLQKSQKKHQNRAPGCLLPQSRREKGAIILEMKDRGEWSGEKDNWHEKQLALDVLHVRSIQNHIRKTTSRHIEDSSETQVPLISGVKFQTLNYIVSVGLGSQNMTMIVDTGSDLTWVQCEPCLSCYNQKGPLFKSSNSTSFQSILCNSTTCQSLQSGTGNSGACDSNPSSCDYVVNYGDGSYTRGELGFEKLSFGGISVSNFVFGCGRNNKGLFGGASGIMGLGRSELSMISQTNATFGGVFSYCLPSIRNGASGSLVMGNQSEVFKNVTPIAYTRMVPNLQLSTFYILNLTGIDVGGVALQNLSFGNGGVILDSGTVISRLAPSVYNAVKAKFLEEFSGFPSAPGFSILDTCFNLTGYEEVNIPTISMHFEGNAELNVDATGIFYLVKEDASRVCLALASVSDEYEMGIIGNYQQRNQRVIYDAKLSKVGFAAEACSFT